GGTGACCACGAACTATGTGTTTGCCGAGGTGTACTCCTACTTCTGTAGGGCCCATGAGGATGCAATAGCAGTGGGCGCCTATATTCGAGAGAGCAAAGTCCTGCGCTGCATCCGTGCGGAGCCGGCCGACGAAGAGGCCGCCTGGGAGCTTGCGCAGAAATACCACGATAAGGATTTCAGCTTCGTCGACTGCTTGAGTTTCGCCATCATGTCGAGAAT
This window of the Clostridia bacterium genome carries:
- a CDS encoding PIN domain-containing protein, encoding MMRPAEWLFIDTSAFVAMYDAGDKYHEAAKGFFTPENMRDLKVRLVTTNYVFAEVYSYFCRAHEDAIAVGAYIRESKVLRCIRAEPADEEAAWELAQKYHDKDFSFVDCLSFAIMSRIGCSKAFTFDSHFGQMGLEMLPDMTRGQR